A genome region from Paludibacterium sp. B53371 includes the following:
- a CDS encoding ABC transporter ATP-binding protein has protein sequence MPSESPRLDRRAALTLLAQAAAPDRRHLWLGGVWLLLAALLEATAPFLGKVFIDSYLLPHHLAWPAMISLLAASLLLGYGAALIRYLQLVRLAGVAMRAVQRLREQVFAHVIRLPMAFFDQAITGQLVSRVTNDTESVKALYVQALFVILNNSIIVLGALAAMAWLDWHLMLVSLLLFPATLAIVWLYQRLSAPSVARARALRSEINAQMAESISGISVLQASNAEARFIRRFDDTNQHYYQARLGELRANAWLLRPALDLLNVLLLTVVIYRFGLRELGGREIGVLYAFVSYIGRVVEPLIQITMQFGQLQQAVVAAARVDQLLAEPGMPADQGQGKIGAGSVRFEQVGFSYQSGHPVLHDLTLDIPAGSFVGIVGHTGSGKSTLLSLLLRFYRPQQGQILIDGQPLDSLGSVAFRAGVGLVPQEPFLLASSAFDNIDMGRGLSSQQIEEAARAAGVHELILSLPQGYATDMGESGGRLSSGQKQLIAIARALAGRPSILLLDEATSHIDSATEQLVQQALARLTGKITLISIAHRLSTIRDADRIIVLSHGRIAESGRHDELMQQGGIYQRLYLLQQLQTAEAV, from the coding sequence ATGCCGTCTGAATCCCCCCGACTCGACCGGCGTGCCGCCCTGACCCTGCTGGCGCAGGCAGCCGCCCCCGACCGCCGCCACCTGTGGCTGGGCGGTGTCTGGCTGTTGCTGGCAGCCCTGCTGGAAGCCACGGCGCCCTTCCTCGGCAAGGTGTTCATCGACAGCTACCTGCTGCCGCACCATCTGGCCTGGCCGGCGATGATCAGCCTGCTGGCGGCCTCCCTGCTGCTGGGCTACGGTGCGGCCCTGATCCGCTACCTGCAACTGGTGCGACTGGCCGGTGTCGCCATGCGCGCCGTACAGCGATTACGCGAACAGGTCTTCGCCCATGTCATCCGTCTGCCGATGGCCTTCTTCGACCAGGCCATCACCGGACAACTGGTCAGCCGCGTCACCAACGATACCGAGTCGGTCAAGGCGCTGTACGTCCAGGCCCTGTTCGTGATTCTCAACAACAGCATCATCGTGCTGGGGGCCCTGGCCGCCATGGCCTGGCTTGACTGGCATCTGATGCTGGTTTCGCTGCTGCTGTTTCCCGCGACCCTGGCCATCGTCTGGCTGTACCAGCGGCTGAGCGCCCCCTCGGTGGCCCGTGCCCGCGCCCTGCGCAGCGAGATCAACGCCCAGATGGCCGAATCCATCTCCGGCATCAGCGTGCTGCAGGCCAGCAATGCCGAGGCACGCTTCATCCGACGTTTCGATGACACCAACCAGCACTACTACCAGGCCCGCCTGGGCGAGTTGCGCGCCAATGCCTGGCTGCTGCGACCGGCGCTCGACCTGCTCAATGTGCTGCTGCTGACGGTGGTGATCTACCGCTTCGGCCTGCGCGAGCTGGGCGGACGCGAAATCGGCGTCCTGTATGCCTTCGTCAGCTATATCGGCCGGGTGGTCGAACCGCTGATCCAGATCACCATGCAATTCGGCCAGCTGCAGCAGGCGGTCGTCGCGGCGGCCCGTGTCGATCAATTATTGGCCGAGCCGGGCATGCCGGCAGATCAGGGGCAGGGGAAAATCGGGGCAGGGTCCGTACGCTTCGAGCAGGTCGGCTTCAGCTATCAAAGCGGGCATCCGGTATTACACGATCTGACGCTGGATATTCCGGCCGGCAGCTTTGTCGGCATTGTCGGCCATACCGGCAGCGGCAAGTCCACCCTGCTGTCCCTGCTGTTGCGCTTCTATCGCCCGCAACAAGGACAAATCCTGATCGACGGACAGCCACTGGACAGCCTCGGCAGCGTCGCCTTCCGCGCCGGTGTCGGCCTGGTGCCGCAAGAGCCTTTTCTGCTGGCCAGCAGCGCGTTCGACAACATCGACATGGGCCGGGGACTGTCCTCACAGCAGATCGAAGAAGCCGCCCGTGCCGCCGGCGTGCATGAGCTGATCCTGTCGCTGCCGCAGGGCTACGCCACCGACATGGGAGAAAGCGGCGGACGCCTGTCGAGCGGGCAAAAGCAACTGATCGCCATTGCCCGGGCCCTGGCCGGACGACCCAGCATCCTGCTGCTGGACGAGGCCACCTCGCATATCGACAGCGCCACCGAACAGCTGGTACAGCAGGCGCTGGCCCGCCTGACCGGCAAGATCACCCTGATCTCCATCGCCCACCGCCTGTCCACCATCCGCGACGCCGATCGCATCATCGTGCTCAGCCATGGCCGCATCGCCGAATCCGGCCGCCACGATGAGCTGATGCAGCAAGGCGGCATCTACCAGCGTCTCTACCTGCTGCAACAACTGCAGACCGCCGAGGCGGTCTGA